The segment GGCCGGATTATTGCCCTCCAGCTTGAGCCAGACCTCACTGCCGTTGGCGGGCGTCAGGCGCTGCAATTTGATCAGCGGCGTATTGCCGATGGTGTTCTCAAGAGTCGTCACGGTGTGGTTCCTGGCCTGTTACAAACGAGAGGCGAAAAAAAGGCGGGAGTGAGACTCCCGCCCGCTGTTGAGGTGAAAATATCAGGCGCTCTGCGCAAAGGCAACTGCGCGCAGCGGCTTATCGCCCTTGTAGAGGCGCGCCTGCTGTAATCCCACAAACAGACGCTCACCGCGAATCGGGGCCGTCTGCTCGCCTTCAAACACCAGCGAGAACGGCTCGCTCTGCCAGCCCGCAGGCTGAACCACCAGCTGCCAGAAGTGGCCGCGCGGGCTGACTTCCAGCACCTGAACCGGCAGTGGCGTTTCCAGGCTGCTGCGGCGCGACACGTCGATCTCCCACGGACGCAGGAACAGCTCCACCGCGCCCTGATGGGCAGAGGTGTAGCCCAGCGGCCAGTGGTGCGCGCCGACGTGGAACTGCGATCCCTGGATCTCGCCATCAAAGCGATTCACTTCGCCCAGGAACTCCAGCACAAAACGGGTCGCCGGTTCACGCCACACATCGTCTGGCGTACCGACCTGCTCAATGTTGCCCTGACTCATCACCACCACGCGATCGGCGACTTCCATCGCCTCTTCCTGGTCGTGGGTCACGAACACGCTGGTAAATTTCAGTTCTTCGTGCAGCTCGCGCAGCCAGCGGCGCAGCTCTTTTCGCACCTGTGCATCCAGCGCACCGAAAGGTTCATCCAGCAGCAGGATCTGCGGCTCCACCGCTAACGCACGCGCCAGCGCCACTCGCTGTTTCTGACCGCCCGAAAGCTGCGCCGGAAAACGGTTCGCCAGATGGCCCAGTTGCACCATCTCCAGCAGACGGGTGACACGCTGCCGGATCTCCG is part of the Pantoea sp. Ep11b genome and harbors:
- the cysA gene encoding sulfate/thiosulfate ABC transporter ATP-binding protein CysA; its protein translation is MSIEINKINKSFGRTSVLNDISLDIASGEMVALLGPSGSGKTTLLRIIAGLEHQNSGQIRFHGNDVSRLHARDRQVGFVFQHYALFRHMTVFDNIAFGLTVLPRRERPSTAEIRQRVTRLLEMVQLGHLANRFPAQLSGGQKQRVALARALAVEPQILLLDEPFGALDAQVRKELRRWLRELHEELKFTSVFVTHDQEEAMEVADRVVVMSQGNIEQVGTPDDVWREPATRFVLEFLGEVNRFDGEIQGSQFHVGAHHWPLGYTSAHQGAVELFLRPWEIDVSRRSSLETPLPVQVLEVSPRGHFWQLVVQPAGWQSEPFSLVFEGEQTAPIRGERLFVGLQQARLYKGDKPLRAVAFAQSA